The following coding sequences lie in one Drosophila sulfurigaster albostrigata strain 15112-1811.04 chromosome 2R, ASM2355843v2, whole genome shotgun sequence genomic window:
- the LOC133837380 gene encoding actin-binding LIM protein 3 isoform X5, whose protein sequence is MHMTSANTTRKQKIYCAKCTKKCSGEVLRVADNHFHKACFQCCQCKKSLATGGFFTKDGAYYCIPDYQRLYGTKCATCQQYVEGEVVSTMGKTYHQKCFTCSKCSQPFKSGSKVTNTGKEVLCENCVSGGAPATGSATASPARQAAVTSPAPPAESPTRATAHQQVTSGVLSHKAHLKEDYDPNDCAGCGELLKEGQALVALDRQWHVWCFRCKACNAVLNGEYMGKDAVPYCEKCYQKSFGVKCAYCNRFISGKVLQAGDNHHFHPTCARCTKCGDPFGDGEEMYLQGSAIWHPRCGPGPSESGIILNGGGGTGGRPGTTTSVTGGASNGNFTDTECDRMSSSALSDMHYRTVSPGLILREYGRPIGEDISRIYTYSYLTDAPHYLRKPIDPYDKTPLSPHFHRPASYATTASNAGSVAGSRSPSRPHSRTRSAMKVLVDAIRSETPRPKSPGMNNEEPIELSHYPAAKKPPPGEQPKIERDDFPAPPYPYTDPERRRRYSDTYKGVPVSDDDDDVENEDGENGKQTNGKAKNGEEQTRLQREAEQLEKLNSGIGSVIAKDLKEHAKYRKWKQNNLDPRNASRTPSASKEPIYKLRYESPIGASPSRNLDHQKPFYEDEMFDRSTSYRGSLGKSLGNAPSYNAIHSYRSPPKPGYGFKTTTLPPYIRNGYSSDFSYGGLGDKTHSTDLSCGKSEASVDSITEGDRRALMGGDLPASSTYSGALSYHYPQAGLIRRSLPNMAHSMLVHEPAKIYPYHILLITNYRLPSDVDRCNLERHLSDIEFEHILQCARSEFYRLPQWRRNELKRRVKLF, encoded by the exons ATGCATATGACATCAGCGAATACAACAC GTAAACAAAAGATCTACTGTGCGAAATGCACGAAAAAATGCTCCGGCGAAGTGCTGCGCGTGGCTGACAATCATTTCCACAAGGCGTGCTTCCAGTGCTGCCAGTGCAAGAAGTCCTTGGCCACCGGCGGCTTCTTTACAAAGGATGGCGCCTACTATTGCATACCGGACTATCAGCGACTGTATGGCACCAAGTGCGCCACCTGCCAGCAGTATGTGGAGGGCGAGGTGGTCAGCACGATGGGCAAAACGTACCATCAGAAGTGCTTCACGTGCTCCAAGTGCTCGCAGCCCTTCAAGTCCGGCAGCAAAGTGACCAACACCGGCAAAGAGGTGCTCTGCGAGAATTGCGTCTCCGGTGGCGCCCCAGCCACGGGCAGCGCCACGGCATCGCCTGCCCGTCAGGCGGCTGTGACGTCACCCGCTCCGCCGGCCGAGAGTCCAACACGGGCGACAGCGCATCAGCAGGTGACGAGCGGCGTGCTGTCGCATAAGGCGCACCTCAAGGAGGACTACGATCCGAATGATTGCGCCGGCTGCGGGGAGCTGCTGAAGGAGGGCCAGGCGCTGGTCGCATTGGATCGCCAGTGGCATGTGTGGTGCTTCCGTTGCAAGGCGTGCAATGCGGTGCTCAATGGCGAGTACATGGGCAAGGATGCGGTGCCGTATTGCGAGAAGTGCTACCAGAAGAGCTTTGGCGTGAAGTGCGCCTACTGCAATCGCTTCATCAGCGGCAAGGTGCTGCAGGCCGGCGATAATCATCACTTCCATCCAACGTGCGCTCGCTGCACCAAGTGCGGCGATCCATTCGGCGATGGCGAGGAAATGTACCTGCAGGGCAGCGCCATTTGGCATCCCCGCTGCGGTCCCGGTCCCTCCGAGTCGGGCATCATACTCAATGGCGGAGGCGGAACTGGTGGCAGGCCAGGCACAACCACATCGGTCACGGGCGGCGCCTCGAATGGCAACTTCACAGACACCGAATGTGATCGCATGAGTTCGAGTGCGCTCAGCGATATG CATTATCGCACCGTCAGCCCGGGGCTGATACTGCGCGAATATGGACGACCCATTGGCGAGGATATATCGCGCATCTATACCTACAGCTATCTGACAGATGCGCCGCATTATCTGCGCAAGCCGATCGATCCATATGACAAGACACCGCTGTCACCGCATTTCCATAGGCCCGCCTCCTATGCCACGACCGCTAGCAATGCCGGCTCCGTTGCCGGCAGTCGATCCCCATCGCGTCCACATTCGCGCACGCGCAGCGCCATGAAGGTGCTGGTGGATGCCATCCGATCGGAGACGCCGCGGCCCAAGAGTCCGGGCATGAACAACGAGGAGCCCATTGAGCTGTCGCATTATCCGGCCGCCAAGAAGCCGCCACCAGGCGAACAGCCCAAAATCGAGCGAGATGATTTCCCAGCACCTCCTTATCCCTACACGGATCCCGAGCGCCGGCGACGCTACAGCGATACGTACAAGGGAGTCCCTGTTTcggatgacgacgatgatgtgGAGAACGAGGATGGCGAGAACGGCAAACAAACCAATGGCAAGGCCAAGAATGGCGAGGAGCAAAC GCGCCTGCAACGCGAGGCTGAGCAACTGGAGAAACTCAACTCGGGCATTGGCTCTGTGATTGCCAAGGATCTGAAAGAGCATGCCAAGTACAGGAAATGGAAGCAAAACAATTTAGATCCACGCAATGCATCACGCACGCCCTCAGCCTCCAAGGAGCCCATCTACAAGTTGAG ATATGAATCGCCCATTGGCGCATCGCCTTCACGCAATCTGGACCACCAGAAGCCATTCTATGAGGACGAGATGTTCGATCGCTCGACCAGTTATCGCGGCTCCCTGGGCAAATCTCTGGGCAATGCGCCCAGCTACAATG CCATACATTCCTATCGCTCGCCGCCCAAGCCCGGATATGGATTCAAAACCACAACCTTGCCGCCTTACATACGCAATGGTTACAGCTCC GATTTCTCCTATGGAGGTTTGGGCGACAAAACACATAGCACAGATCTGAGCTGCGGCAAATCAGAGG CTTCAGTGGATTCGATTACTGAGGGCGATAGGCGTGCTCTGATGGGCGGCGATCTGCCCGCCTCAAGCACATACTCGGGCGCCTTGTCCTATCACTATCCGCAGGCGGGACTCATTCGACGCAGTTTGCCCAACATGGCGCACTCGATGCTGGTGCACGAGCCTGCCAAAATCTATCCCTATCACATTTTGCTAATTACGAACTATCGTCTCCCATCAGACGTTGATCGCTGCAACCTGGAG CGTCACTTGTCAGACATCGAGTTCGAGCACATTTTACAGTGCGCCAGATCCGAATTCTACAGGCTGCCCCAGTGGAGGCGCAATGAGCTCAAGCGACGTGTGAAGCTCTTCTAA
- the LOC133837380 gene encoding actin-binding LIM protein 2 isoform X6, which translates to MHMTSANTTRKQKIYCAKCTKKCSGEVLRVADNHFHKACFQCCQCKKSLATGGFFTKDGAYYCIPDYQRLYGTKCATCQQYVEGEVVSTMGKTYHQKCFTCSKCSQPFKSGSKVTNTGKEVLCENCVSGGAPATGSATASPARQAAVTSPAPPAESPTRATAHQQVTSGVLSHKAHLKEDYDPNDCAGCGELLKEGQALVALDRQWHVWCFRCKACNAVLNGEYMGKDAVPYCEKCYQKSFGVKCAYCNRFISGKVLQAGDNHHFHPTCARCTKCGDPFGDGEEMYLQGSAIWHPRCGPGPSESGIILNGGGGTGGRPGTTTSVTGGASNGNFTDTECDRMSSSALSDMYIRSRTPSFNGSLYSSSRKHYRTVSPGLILREYGRPIGEDISRIYTYSYLTDAPHYLRKPIDPYDKTPLSPHFHRPASYATTASNAGSVAGSRSPSRPHSRTRSAMKVLVDAIRSETPRPKSPGMNNEEPIELSHYPAAKKPPPGEQPKIERDDFPAPPYPYTDPERRRRYSDTYKGVPVSDDDDDVENEDGENGKQTNGKAKNGEEQTRLQREAEQLEKLNSGIGSVIAKDLKEHAKYRKWKQNNLDPRNASRTPSASKEPIYKLRYESPIGASPSRNLDHQKPFYEDEMFDRSTSYRGSLGKSLGNAPSYNGLGDKTHSTDLSCGKSEASVDSITEGDRRALMGGDLPASSTYSGALSYHYPQAGLIRRSLPNMAHSMLVHEPAKIYPYHILLITNYRLPSDVDRCNLERHLSDIEFEHILQCARSEFYRLPQWRRNELKRRVKLF; encoded by the exons ATGCATATGACATCAGCGAATACAACAC GTAAACAAAAGATCTACTGTGCGAAATGCACGAAAAAATGCTCCGGCGAAGTGCTGCGCGTGGCTGACAATCATTTCCACAAGGCGTGCTTCCAGTGCTGCCAGTGCAAGAAGTCCTTGGCCACCGGCGGCTTCTTTACAAAGGATGGCGCCTACTATTGCATACCGGACTATCAGCGACTGTATGGCACCAAGTGCGCCACCTGCCAGCAGTATGTGGAGGGCGAGGTGGTCAGCACGATGGGCAAAACGTACCATCAGAAGTGCTTCACGTGCTCCAAGTGCTCGCAGCCCTTCAAGTCCGGCAGCAAAGTGACCAACACCGGCAAAGAGGTGCTCTGCGAGAATTGCGTCTCCGGTGGCGCCCCAGCCACGGGCAGCGCCACGGCATCGCCTGCCCGTCAGGCGGCTGTGACGTCACCCGCTCCGCCGGCCGAGAGTCCAACACGGGCGACAGCGCATCAGCAGGTGACGAGCGGCGTGCTGTCGCATAAGGCGCACCTCAAGGAGGACTACGATCCGAATGATTGCGCCGGCTGCGGGGAGCTGCTGAAGGAGGGCCAGGCGCTGGTCGCATTGGATCGCCAGTGGCATGTGTGGTGCTTCCGTTGCAAGGCGTGCAATGCGGTGCTCAATGGCGAGTACATGGGCAAGGATGCGGTGCCGTATTGCGAGAAGTGCTACCAGAAGAGCTTTGGCGTGAAGTGCGCCTACTGCAATCGCTTCATCAGCGGCAAGGTGCTGCAGGCCGGCGATAATCATCACTTCCATCCAACGTGCGCTCGCTGCACCAAGTGCGGCGATCCATTCGGCGATGGCGAGGAAATGTACCTGCAGGGCAGCGCCATTTGGCATCCCCGCTGCGGTCCCGGTCCCTCCGAGTCGGGCATCATACTCAATGGCGGAGGCGGAACTGGTGGCAGGCCAGGCACAACCACATCGGTCACGGGCGGCGCCTCGAATGGCAACTTCACAGACACCGAATGTGATCGCATGAGTTCGAGTGCGCTCAGCGATATG TACATCCGCTCCAGAACACCGAGTTTTAATGGTTCACTTTATTCCAGTAGCCGCAAg CATTATCGCACCGTCAGCCCGGGGCTGATACTGCGCGAATATGGACGACCCATTGGCGAGGATATATCGCGCATCTATACCTACAGCTATCTGACAGATGCGCCGCATTATCTGCGCAAGCCGATCGATCCATATGACAAGACACCGCTGTCACCGCATTTCCATAGGCCCGCCTCCTATGCCACGACCGCTAGCAATGCCGGCTCCGTTGCCGGCAGTCGATCCCCATCGCGTCCACATTCGCGCACGCGCAGCGCCATGAAGGTGCTGGTGGATGCCATCCGATCGGAGACGCCGCGGCCCAAGAGTCCGGGCATGAACAACGAGGAGCCCATTGAGCTGTCGCATTATCCGGCCGCCAAGAAGCCGCCACCAGGCGAACAGCCCAAAATCGAGCGAGATGATTTCCCAGCACCTCCTTATCCCTACACGGATCCCGAGCGCCGGCGACGCTACAGCGATACGTACAAGGGAGTCCCTGTTTcggatgacgacgatgatgtgGAGAACGAGGATGGCGAGAACGGCAAACAAACCAATGGCAAGGCCAAGAATGGCGAGGAGCAAAC GCGCCTGCAACGCGAGGCTGAGCAACTGGAGAAACTCAACTCGGGCATTGGCTCTGTGATTGCCAAGGATCTGAAAGAGCATGCCAAGTACAGGAAATGGAAGCAAAACAATTTAGATCCACGCAATGCATCACGCACGCCCTCAGCCTCCAAGGAGCCCATCTACAAGTTGAG ATATGAATCGCCCATTGGCGCATCGCCTTCACGCAATCTGGACCACCAGAAGCCATTCTATGAGGACGAGATGTTCGATCGCTCGACCAGTTATCGCGGCTCCCTGGGCAAATCTCTGGGCAATGCGCCCAGCTACAATG GTTTGGGCGACAAAACACATAGCACAGATCTGAGCTGCGGCAAATCAGAGG CTTCAGTGGATTCGATTACTGAGGGCGATAGGCGTGCTCTGATGGGCGGCGATCTGCCCGCCTCAAGCACATACTCGGGCGCCTTGTCCTATCACTATCCGCAGGCGGGACTCATTCGACGCAGTTTGCCCAACATGGCGCACTCGATGCTGGTGCACGAGCCTGCCAAAATCTATCCCTATCACATTTTGCTAATTACGAACTATCGTCTCCCATCAGACGTTGATCGCTGCAACCTGGAG CGTCACTTGTCAGACATCGAGTTCGAGCACATTTTACAGTGCGCCAGATCCGAATTCTACAGGCTGCCCCAGTGGAGGCGCAATGAGCTCAAGCGACGTGTGAAGCTCTTCTAA
- the LOC133837380 gene encoding actin-binding LIM protein 3 isoform X4, with protein MHMTSANTTRKQKIYCAKCTKKCSGEVLRVADNHFHKACFQCCQCKKSLATGGFFTKDGAYYCIPDYQRLYGTKCATCQQYVEGEVVSTMGKTYHQKCFTCSKCSQPFKSGSKVTNTGKEVLCENCVSGGAPATGSATASPARQAAVTSPAPPAESPTRATAHQQVTSGVLSHKAHLKEDYDPNDCAGCGELLKEGQALVALDRQWHVWCFRCKACNAVLNGEYMGKDAVPYCEKCYQKSFGVKCAYCNRFISGKVLQAGDNHHFHPTCARCTKCGDPFGDGEEMYLQGSAIWHPRCGPGPSESGIILNGGGGTGGRPGTTTSVTGGASNGNFTDTECDRMSSSALSDMHYRTVSPGLILREYGRPIGEDISRIYTYSYLTDAPHYLRKPIDPYDKTPLSPHFHRPASYATTASNAGSVAGSRSPSRPHSRTRSAMKVLVDAIRSETPRPKSPGMNNEEPIELSHYPAAKKPPPGEQPKIERDDFPAPPYPYTDPERRRRYSDTYKGVPVSDDDDDVENEDGENGKQTNGKAKNGEEQTRLQREAEQLEKLNSGIGSVIAKDLKEHAKYRKWKQNNLDPRNASRTPSASKEPIYKLRYESPIGASPSRNLDHQKPFYEDEMFDRSTSYRGSLGKSLGNAPSYNVVSALRHVPKPGYGLAPRSHTFSSTTSAAVTMHGATDFSYGGLGDKTHSTDLSCGKSEASVDSITEGDRRALMGGDLPASSTYSGALSYHYPQAGLIRRSLPNMAHSMLVHEPAKIYPYHILLITNYRLPSDVDRCNLERHLSDIEFEHILQCARSEFYRLPQWRRNELKRRVKLF; from the exons ATGCATATGACATCAGCGAATACAACAC GTAAACAAAAGATCTACTGTGCGAAATGCACGAAAAAATGCTCCGGCGAAGTGCTGCGCGTGGCTGACAATCATTTCCACAAGGCGTGCTTCCAGTGCTGCCAGTGCAAGAAGTCCTTGGCCACCGGCGGCTTCTTTACAAAGGATGGCGCCTACTATTGCATACCGGACTATCAGCGACTGTATGGCACCAAGTGCGCCACCTGCCAGCAGTATGTGGAGGGCGAGGTGGTCAGCACGATGGGCAAAACGTACCATCAGAAGTGCTTCACGTGCTCCAAGTGCTCGCAGCCCTTCAAGTCCGGCAGCAAAGTGACCAACACCGGCAAAGAGGTGCTCTGCGAGAATTGCGTCTCCGGTGGCGCCCCAGCCACGGGCAGCGCCACGGCATCGCCTGCCCGTCAGGCGGCTGTGACGTCACCCGCTCCGCCGGCCGAGAGTCCAACACGGGCGACAGCGCATCAGCAGGTGACGAGCGGCGTGCTGTCGCATAAGGCGCACCTCAAGGAGGACTACGATCCGAATGATTGCGCCGGCTGCGGGGAGCTGCTGAAGGAGGGCCAGGCGCTGGTCGCATTGGATCGCCAGTGGCATGTGTGGTGCTTCCGTTGCAAGGCGTGCAATGCGGTGCTCAATGGCGAGTACATGGGCAAGGATGCGGTGCCGTATTGCGAGAAGTGCTACCAGAAGAGCTTTGGCGTGAAGTGCGCCTACTGCAATCGCTTCATCAGCGGCAAGGTGCTGCAGGCCGGCGATAATCATCACTTCCATCCAACGTGCGCTCGCTGCACCAAGTGCGGCGATCCATTCGGCGATGGCGAGGAAATGTACCTGCAGGGCAGCGCCATTTGGCATCCCCGCTGCGGTCCCGGTCCCTCCGAGTCGGGCATCATACTCAATGGCGGAGGCGGAACTGGTGGCAGGCCAGGCACAACCACATCGGTCACGGGCGGCGCCTCGAATGGCAACTTCACAGACACCGAATGTGATCGCATGAGTTCGAGTGCGCTCAGCGATATG CATTATCGCACCGTCAGCCCGGGGCTGATACTGCGCGAATATGGACGACCCATTGGCGAGGATATATCGCGCATCTATACCTACAGCTATCTGACAGATGCGCCGCATTATCTGCGCAAGCCGATCGATCCATATGACAAGACACCGCTGTCACCGCATTTCCATAGGCCCGCCTCCTATGCCACGACCGCTAGCAATGCCGGCTCCGTTGCCGGCAGTCGATCCCCATCGCGTCCACATTCGCGCACGCGCAGCGCCATGAAGGTGCTGGTGGATGCCATCCGATCGGAGACGCCGCGGCCCAAGAGTCCGGGCATGAACAACGAGGAGCCCATTGAGCTGTCGCATTATCCGGCCGCCAAGAAGCCGCCACCAGGCGAACAGCCCAAAATCGAGCGAGATGATTTCCCAGCACCTCCTTATCCCTACACGGATCCCGAGCGCCGGCGACGCTACAGCGATACGTACAAGGGAGTCCCTGTTTcggatgacgacgatgatgtgGAGAACGAGGATGGCGAGAACGGCAAACAAACCAATGGCAAGGCCAAGAATGGCGAGGAGCAAAC GCGCCTGCAACGCGAGGCTGAGCAACTGGAGAAACTCAACTCGGGCATTGGCTCTGTGATTGCCAAGGATCTGAAAGAGCATGCCAAGTACAGGAAATGGAAGCAAAACAATTTAGATCCACGCAATGCATCACGCACGCCCTCAGCCTCCAAGGAGCCCATCTACAAGTTGAG ATATGAATCGCCCATTGGCGCATCGCCTTCACGCAATCTGGACCACCAGAAGCCATTCTATGAGGACGAGATGTTCGATCGCTCGACCAGTTATCGCGGCTCCCTGGGCAAATCTCTGGGCAATGCGCCCAGCTACAATG TGGTGAGTGCGCTGCGTCATGTGCCCAAACCTGGATACGGCTTGGCTCCACGCTCTCACACATTCAGTTCCACAACATCAGCCGCCGTCACGATGCATGGTGCCACT GATTTCTCCTATGGAGGTTTGGGCGACAAAACACATAGCACAGATCTGAGCTGCGGCAAATCAGAGG CTTCAGTGGATTCGATTACTGAGGGCGATAGGCGTGCTCTGATGGGCGGCGATCTGCCCGCCTCAAGCACATACTCGGGCGCCTTGTCCTATCACTATCCGCAGGCGGGACTCATTCGACGCAGTTTGCCCAACATGGCGCACTCGATGCTGGTGCACGAGCCTGCCAAAATCTATCCCTATCACATTTTGCTAATTACGAACTATCGTCTCCCATCAGACGTTGATCGCTGCAACCTGGAG CGTCACTTGTCAGACATCGAGTTCGAGCACATTTTACAGTGCGCCAGATCCGAATTCTACAGGCTGCCCCAGTGGAGGCGCAATGAGCTCAAGCGACGTGTGAAGCTCTTCTAA
- the LOC133837380 gene encoding actin-binding LIM protein 3 isoform X3, with protein sequence MGKQKIYCAKCTKKCSGEVLRVADNHFHKACFQCCQCKKSLATGGFFTKDGAYYCIPDYQRLYGTKCATCQQYVEGEVVSTMGKTYHQKCFTCSKCSQPFKSGSKVTNTGKEVLCENCVSGGAPATGSATASPARQAAVTSPAPPAESPTRATAHQQVTSGVLSHKAHLKEDYDPNDCAGCGELLKEGQALVALDRQWHVWCFRCKACNAVLNGEYMGKDAVPYCEKCYQKSFGVKCAYCNRFISGKVLQAGDNHHFHPTCARCTKCGDPFGDGEEMYLQGSAIWHPRCGPGPSESGIILNGGGGTGGRPGTTTSVTGGASNGNFTDTECDRMSSSALSDMYIRSRTPSFNGSLYSSSRKHYRTVSPGLILREYGRPIGEDISRIYTYSYLTDAPHYLRKPIDPYDKTPLSPHFHRPASYATTASNAGSVAGSRSPSRPHSRTRSAMKVLVDAIRSETPRPKSPGMNNEEPIELSHYPAAKKPPPGEQPKIERDDFPAPPYPYTDPERRRRYSDTYKGVPVSDDDDDVENEDGENGKQTNGKAKNGEEQTRLQREAEQLEKLNSGIGSVIAKDLKEHAKYRKWKQNNLDPRNASRTPSASKEPIYKLRYESPIGASPSRNLDHQKPFYEDEMFDRSTSYRGSLGKSLGNAPSYNVVSALRHVPKPGYGLAPRSHTFSSTTSAAVTMHGATDFSYGGLGDKTHSTDLSCGKSEASVDSITEGDRRALMGGDLPASSTYSGALSYHYPQAGLIRRSLPNMAHSMLVHEPAKIYPYHILLITNYRLPSDVDRCNLERHLSDIEFEHILQCARSEFYRLPQWRRNELKRRVKLF encoded by the exons ATGG GTAAACAAAAGATCTACTGTGCGAAATGCACGAAAAAATGCTCCGGCGAAGTGCTGCGCGTGGCTGACAATCATTTCCACAAGGCGTGCTTCCAGTGCTGCCAGTGCAAGAAGTCCTTGGCCACCGGCGGCTTCTTTACAAAGGATGGCGCCTACTATTGCATACCGGACTATCAGCGACTGTATGGCACCAAGTGCGCCACCTGCCAGCAGTATGTGGAGGGCGAGGTGGTCAGCACGATGGGCAAAACGTACCATCAGAAGTGCTTCACGTGCTCCAAGTGCTCGCAGCCCTTCAAGTCCGGCAGCAAAGTGACCAACACCGGCAAAGAGGTGCTCTGCGAGAATTGCGTCTCCGGTGGCGCCCCAGCCACGGGCAGCGCCACGGCATCGCCTGCCCGTCAGGCGGCTGTGACGTCACCCGCTCCGCCGGCCGAGAGTCCAACACGGGCGACAGCGCATCAGCAGGTGACGAGCGGCGTGCTGTCGCATAAGGCGCACCTCAAGGAGGACTACGATCCGAATGATTGCGCCGGCTGCGGGGAGCTGCTGAAGGAGGGCCAGGCGCTGGTCGCATTGGATCGCCAGTGGCATGTGTGGTGCTTCCGTTGCAAGGCGTGCAATGCGGTGCTCAATGGCGAGTACATGGGCAAGGATGCGGTGCCGTATTGCGAGAAGTGCTACCAGAAGAGCTTTGGCGTGAAGTGCGCCTACTGCAATCGCTTCATCAGCGGCAAGGTGCTGCAGGCCGGCGATAATCATCACTTCCATCCAACGTGCGCTCGCTGCACCAAGTGCGGCGATCCATTCGGCGATGGCGAGGAAATGTACCTGCAGGGCAGCGCCATTTGGCATCCCCGCTGCGGTCCCGGTCCCTCCGAGTCGGGCATCATACTCAATGGCGGAGGCGGAACTGGTGGCAGGCCAGGCACAACCACATCGGTCACGGGCGGCGCCTCGAATGGCAACTTCACAGACACCGAATGTGATCGCATGAGTTCGAGTGCGCTCAGCGATATG TACATCCGCTCCAGAACACCGAGTTTTAATGGTTCACTTTATTCCAGTAGCCGCAAg CATTATCGCACCGTCAGCCCGGGGCTGATACTGCGCGAATATGGACGACCCATTGGCGAGGATATATCGCGCATCTATACCTACAGCTATCTGACAGATGCGCCGCATTATCTGCGCAAGCCGATCGATCCATATGACAAGACACCGCTGTCACCGCATTTCCATAGGCCCGCCTCCTATGCCACGACCGCTAGCAATGCCGGCTCCGTTGCCGGCAGTCGATCCCCATCGCGTCCACATTCGCGCACGCGCAGCGCCATGAAGGTGCTGGTGGATGCCATCCGATCGGAGACGCCGCGGCCCAAGAGTCCGGGCATGAACAACGAGGAGCCCATTGAGCTGTCGCATTATCCGGCCGCCAAGAAGCCGCCACCAGGCGAACAGCCCAAAATCGAGCGAGATGATTTCCCAGCACCTCCTTATCCCTACACGGATCCCGAGCGCCGGCGACGCTACAGCGATACGTACAAGGGAGTCCCTGTTTcggatgacgacgatgatgtgGAGAACGAGGATGGCGAGAACGGCAAACAAACCAATGGCAAGGCCAAGAATGGCGAGGAGCAAAC GCGCCTGCAACGCGAGGCTGAGCAACTGGAGAAACTCAACTCGGGCATTGGCTCTGTGATTGCCAAGGATCTGAAAGAGCATGCCAAGTACAGGAAATGGAAGCAAAACAATTTAGATCCACGCAATGCATCACGCACGCCCTCAGCCTCCAAGGAGCCCATCTACAAGTTGAG ATATGAATCGCCCATTGGCGCATCGCCTTCACGCAATCTGGACCACCAGAAGCCATTCTATGAGGACGAGATGTTCGATCGCTCGACCAGTTATCGCGGCTCCCTGGGCAAATCTCTGGGCAATGCGCCCAGCTACAATG TGGTGAGTGCGCTGCGTCATGTGCCCAAACCTGGATACGGCTTGGCTCCACGCTCTCACACATTCAGTTCCACAACATCAGCCGCCGTCACGATGCATGGTGCCACT GATTTCTCCTATGGAGGTTTGGGCGACAAAACACATAGCACAGATCTGAGCTGCGGCAAATCAGAGG CTTCAGTGGATTCGATTACTGAGGGCGATAGGCGTGCTCTGATGGGCGGCGATCTGCCCGCCTCAAGCACATACTCGGGCGCCTTGTCCTATCACTATCCGCAGGCGGGACTCATTCGACGCAGTTTGCCCAACATGGCGCACTCGATGCTGGTGCACGAGCCTGCCAAAATCTATCCCTATCACATTTTGCTAATTACGAACTATCGTCTCCCATCAGACGTTGATCGCTGCAACCTGGAG CGTCACTTGTCAGACATCGAGTTCGAGCACATTTTACAGTGCGCCAGATCCGAATTCTACAGGCTGCCCCAGTGGAGGCGCAATGAGCTCAAGCGACGTGTGAAGCTCTTCTAA